The following are encoded together in the Anopheles nili chromosome 3, idAnoNiliSN_F5_01, whole genome shotgun sequence genome:
- the LOC128727875 gene encoding uncharacterized protein LOC128727875 — MTRWSASSTLVVALVLAMATGWATGCPAEVCVCKWKGGKQTVECGGRFLNRLPDGMDPGTQVLNFSSNSLTILQSERFRKMELINLQKIYMARNQIVKVHDRAFRGLTNLVELDLSDNTLSEVPTETFQDYAALMRLSLSGNPIRALRTSAFKQLSYLTTLELSNCQIELVEDEAFIGMDNLEWLRLDGNRIATIRGAHVLPESLHGINLQSNRWHCDCHLTDVHTWLNSFNVPQREEIRCSTPARLVGEPIKALPVDDLACLPVVTPETSYREIAEGRNISLDCRIAAVPEPTVAWLFQGQVLLNDSLLSPNLHLYYYQDELDGAKHSELFIYNINADDNGTYSCVAENSAGRVQTNYTLHVIVKEEPVVEQVTFSEEYFLAIVAASAATALLLCLLCCVVACRCARGRRSSAGGKKGRNGKQGVEGSGGPPGQQKCASITHDLGEPLGGAKLNGALALGDGGNPQDIVLYLNANPNGLDKAALNSMTAMAQFCSPPSARSYQDQNPDLINDAESGQLKGRVGGLRVDPAADSDLGEKDSDEQSSVQDGGSEVSFQQQPHHHPHQHAQQPGGPYYPQMALRGPRFVASALSTLPRGASASAAVTLGGGKDALAAAYQHQVDIHLSPGCFLDQNGYPVDLGLMAPSSGPPVNYYRTLPHKKHQQAAGPGKALARYANDAEFVGGGRPLPPASPATTAYPLYAPTDVRYTAEGYPQGQIGEHSQFPSPPDGYKADQMHPVAYMSATAAAAAGFCAPTQQWPTFLPGFHPQLIPIMTPGGGGGALLASPMLPSPGGQPQLGSPQTQAGLTLKKCSVGAQTSELDKRTIPEQREDEEDEEDAEGEGEEGGEREGKLRHLAGPLADSPDEGYVGDSHETSDI; from the coding sequence ATGACCCGGTGGAGCGCATCCTCGACACTGGTGGTGGCCTTGGTGCTAGCAATGGCCACCGGATGGGCTACCGGGTGCCCAGCggaagtgtgcgtgtgtaagTGGAAGGGCGGCAAACAGACGGTGGAATGTGGGGGCCGCTTCCTAAACCGACTCCCGGATGGGATGGATCCGGGCACACAAGTGCTCAACTTCTCCAGCAACAGTCTCACGATCCTGCAGAGCGAACGGTTTCGCAAGATGGAACTGATCAACCTGCAGAAGATCTACATGGCACGGAATCAGATCGTAAAGGTGCACGATCGAGCGTTCCGGGGGCTCACGAACCTGGTCGAGCTGGATCTTTCCGATAACACGCTCTCGGAGGTTCCGACGGAGACGTTCCAGGACTACGCGGCATTGATGCGGCTTTCGTTAAGCGGGAATCCGATTCGGGCGTTGCGAACGAGTGCGTTTAAACAGCTGTCCTACCTGACGACACTTGAGCTGAGCAACTGCCAGATCGAGCTGGTTGAAGATGAGGCGTTCATCGGCATGGATAACCTCGAGTGGTTGCGACTTGATGGAAATCGAATTGCGACGATTCGTGGAGCGCACGTGTTGCCAGAATCGTTGCATGGCATCAACCTGCAGAGTAACCGGTGGCACTGTGATTGCCATCTAACGGACGTGCACACGTGGTTGAACAGCTTCAACGTGCCACAGCGTGAGGAGATTCGATGCAGTACCCCTGCACGGTTGGTCGGTGAACCGATCAAGGCACTTCCGGTAGACGATCTGGCGTGTTTGCCAGTAGTGACACCGGAAACGTCCTATCGAGAGATCGCCGAAGGTCGCAACATTTCGCTCGACTGTCGGATAGCAGCCGTGCCCGAGCCAACTGTGGCGTGGCTTTTCCAGGGTCAAGTGCTTCTAAACGACAGTTTGCTATCACCAAACCTGCACTTGTACTACTATCAGGACGAGCTGGATGGCGCTAAGCACAGTGAGCTGTTCATTTACAACATAAATGCGGACGACAACGGCACGTACTCGTGTGTGGCCGAAAACTCAGCTGGACGCGTGCAAACGAACTACACACTGCACGTGATCGTGAAGGAGGAGCCCGTCGTCGAACAGGTCACCTTCTCGGAGGAGTACTTCCTTGCGATCGTGGCTGCAAGTGCTGCCACCGCGTTACTCCTGTGTCtgttgtgttgtgtggttGCCTGCCGTTGTGCACGTGGTCGGCGTTCGTCCGccggtggcaaaaagggccGTAATGGAAAACAGGGTGTCGAAGGCTCTGGTGGACCACCAGGTCAGCAGAAGTGTGCCTCGATCACACACGATCTTGGTGAACCGCTGGGTGGTGCGAAACTGAATGGAGCACTAGCGCTCGGTGACGGTGGCAATCCGCAGGACATCGTGCTTTATCTGAATGCGAACCCCAACGGGTTGGACAAGGCCGCACTCAACAGTATGACGGCGATGGCGCAATTCTGTAGTCCACCTTCGGCACGCAGCTATCAGGATCAGAACCCCGATCTCATCAACGACGCCGAAAGTGGGCAGCTGAAGGGACGCGTTGGAGGGCTTCGAGTTGATCCGGCGGCTGATTCCGACCTTGGTGAGAAGGATTCGGACGAGCAAAGTAGCGTGCAGGATGGTGGCAGTGAGGTGAGCTTCCAGCAGCAAccccatcaccacccacaccagcaCGCGCAGCAACCGGGAGGTCCTTACTATCCGCAGATGGCCTTGCGAGGACCGCGTTTTGTCGCGTCCGCGCTTTCGACGCTTCCGCGAGGTGCTTCGGCGTCGGCAGCGGTGACgcttgggggtggaaaagacGCCCTTGCAGCCGCCTACCAACATCAGGTCGACATTCACCTGAGTCCGGGGTgtttcctcgatcaaaacggCTATCCGGTGGATTTGGGGTTGAtggcgccctctagcggaCCACCTGTCAACTATTATCGCACGTTGCCACACAAGAAACACCAGCAGGCTGCAGGACCGGGTAAGGCTTTAGCGAGGTACGCCAACGACGCCGAGTTTGTGGGTGGAGGTCGTCCTTTACCACCTGCTTCACCCGCGACTACCGCCTACCCGTTGTACGCACCCACCGACGTGCGATACACGGCCGAAGGTTATCCGCAGGGCCAAATCGGGGAGCATTCGCAGTTTCCATCACCCCCGGACGGTTACAAGGCCGATCAGATGCACCCTGTGGCTTACATGAGTGcgacagcagcggcagcagctggtTTTTGCGCTCCCACCCAACAGTGGCCCACCTTCTTGCCTGGGTTCCATCCGCAGCTCATTCCCATCATGAcgccgggtggtggtggaggtgctCTGCTCGCTTCACCCATGCTACCATCACCTGGTGGCCAGCCTCAACTTGGAAGTCCACAGACCCAAGCAGGACTCACGCTGAAGAAGTGCTCCGTGGGTGCACAGACATCGGAGCTGGACAAACGCACCATTCCGGAGCAGCGCGAGGACGAGGAGGACGAAGAAGATGCGGAAGGAGAAGGAGAGGAGGGTGGCGAGCGAGAGGGAAAACTGCGACACCTGGCAGGTCCGTTGGCGGACAGTCCCGACGAAGGATACGTGGGTGATAGCCACGAAACGAGCGACATTTGA